The proteins below are encoded in one region of Scophthalmus maximus strain ysfricsl-2021 chromosome 4, ASM2237912v1, whole genome shotgun sequence:
- the nfat5b gene encoding nuclear factor of activated T-cells 5 isoform X2, with the protein MPSDFISLFSGDLDLTSPRSLYSKESVYDLLPRELQLPSSTQQNPNAMSQKSGGEAGPPPSAPLASDAMPSSMTMEGPRSALSTSSSSTMHSSTSVSDQNPVHSNNVDPEDARSSRAVPEVVGAENGNGNSSSGGNCRGSSELGGGRGATSQEALPHHQMTPSKRRTILNISPPPQDLFDDSRMSCQDETSLDSEQSNSIWMDDSLSNFSVMSAVSYNDNTEVPRKSRKRTPRQRPGPKSVPAQGASMDVFDADSAKGPHFVLSQLGPDNKTGSKGSSDDPQTTNQKGGTLSMQYPQKSEGKELKILVQPETQHRARYLTEGSRGSVKDRTQQGFPTVKLEGANEPVILQVFVGSDTGRVKPHGFYQACRVTGRNTTTCKEVDIDGTTVIEVSLDPSTNMTLAVDCVGILKLRNADVEARIGVAGSKKKSTRARLVFRVNIPRSDGSVLILQTPSSPILCTQPAGVPEILKKSLHSCSVRGGEEVFIIGKNFLKDTKVIFHENVSDEKSWKAEAEIDMELFHQNHLIVKVPPYQNQAITSSVFVGVYVVTNAGRSHDVQPFTYTPDAAKHEVPVKKETSSPVKTCNFDEQLKVLDGALMPSMLPLVKREDVTPMEVTSNLQSSGVFKTGDLCLAQQNTDMTTGHLNKNRPFSNNLSQAACDPDKGQASVFTNTEPLSTIQKQDIAATSSFSVPADSLLQQGSQQFLLEPREGLGQERPGSGSAGVTRLCGTPTPQQQQLPLFPPDDVAKGFCNLPLQSDNPLAKQQQQQIQHQQQIQKQQIQHQQQQQQQMQQQQLQQQQQVLENLQQHLFQSQIQMQCGIFQDASQGKNAEQQCSSQGVVPNTGSLFQQAQQQQQQQQQQQQQQQQQQQQQQQQAGLFQQANDLLLIQTNFLQQTPSHPSPPMFHNPSSLAETQDPQGALFQKSSQEQVQASLFQNTMTVLQSPEQQPSAPGLFLPQSSLPNQLATSNSQQQQQQQQQQQQQKQQQQQQQQLAFLSALQSPAPEPQSVFQAQTQLSPIQQRSPMEQQQQPSQPQTHTQPTQQASLFQNISPHPPSNTLSPAQQQQQQTNLLFCNNTLSTPDQASSLLFNSQGQMPPLTSSSLVSQEPQNSSLLFSQSNMVTVNQQDRSEPMALGNPTHPRQQVMFQEQQPMQLGSSSNNRQEQPVGLFMPQSNMASLQGGLAQELTQSPMFASQNGVASLQTTTSSPVQQPGALFQTAVSGTINQPSQPQQPGLFLFGIQNGCGQLMNTPGNTLSDQIIAISQSGQSQRESDARIQSLLSQSLSQSGTVQNSMSAPQNMEKIDDLLVSLQESGSNLTRSY; encoded by the exons AATCAGTGTATGACCTTCTTCCCAGAGAGCTGCAGTTGCCTTCCTCCACTCAGCAGAACCCAAACGCCATGAGTCAAAAGAGTGGCGGAGAGGCAGGGCCTCCCCCTTCAGCTCCTCTAGCATCAG ATGCCATGCCCTCTTCTATGACCATGGAAGGCCCCCGCAGTGCTCTTTCCACCTCTTCCAGCTCCACCATGCATTCCAGTACTTCAGTCAGTGACCAGAACCCAGTTCACAGTAACAATGTTGACCCAGAGGATGCCAGGAGTAGCAGAGCGGTACCAGAGGTTGTGGGAGCAGAAAACGGGAATGgtaacagcagcagtggtggtAACTGCAGGGGGAGCAGTGAACTAGGGGGTGGAAGAGGTGCGACATCCCAGGAAGCCCTCCCACATCACCAGATGACCCCATCTAAGCGCCGCACCATACTGAACATCTCTCCACCTCCACAAGACTTGTTTGATGACAGCCGTATGTCCTGCCAGGATGAAACATCCCTGGACTCTGAGCAGAGTAACAGCATCTGGATGGATGACTCTCTCTCCAACTTCAGTGTCATGAGTGCTGTGTCTTACAACGACAACACAGAGGTACCAAGAAAGTCCCGTAAACGTACCCCTCGACAGAGGCCTGGACCCAAGTCCGTGCCTGCACAGGGAGCCAGCATGGACGTGTTTGATGCCGACAGCGCCAAAGGCCCACACTTTGTCCTGTCACAGTTAGGCCCTGACAACAAGACCGGATCTAAAGGAAG ctctgatgATCCTCAGACAACTAACCAAAAAGGGGGAACTCTTTCGATGCAATACCCACAGAAGAGTGAGGGGAAGGAACTGAAGATCCTTGTCCAGCCTGAGACTCAGCACCGAGCCCGCTATCTGACTGAAGGCAGCAGAGGGTCAGTGAAGGACCGTACGCAGCAGGGCTTCCCGACTGTGAAG CTGGAGGGGGCAAACGAGCCGGTGATTTTACAAGTGTTTGTGGGCAGCGATACTGGACGCGTGAAGCCTCATGGATTTTACCAGGCGTGCAGGGTGACCGGCCGCAACACCACAACCTGCAAGGAGGTTGACATCGACGGCACAACTGTCATTGAGGTTTCCCTTGATCCAAGCACCAACATGACACTAGC GGTGGACTGTGTCGGGATCTTGAAGCTACGTAATGCTGATGTCGAGGCTCGTATTGGCGTCGCTGGGTCCAAAAAGAAGAGCACACGCGCTCGCCTGGTGTTTCGGGTCAACATCCCGCGTTCAGACGGATCAGTGCTCATACTCCAGACTCCCTCATCTCCAATCTTGTGTA CCCAGCCTGCAGGGGTGCCTGAAATCTTGAAGAAATCACTGCACAGTTGTTCCGTGAGGGGTGGAGAAGAAGTCTTCATCATTGGCAAAAACTTTCTCAAAGACACCAAAGTCATATTTCATGAGAATGTTTCTG ATGAGAAATCGTGGAAGGCAGAGGCTGAAATCGACATGGAGCTGTTTCACCAG AATCACTTGATAGTGAAGGTTCCTCCGTACCAGAATCAAGCCATCACCTCATCAGTGTTTGTGGGAGTCTATGTGGTGACAAATGCTGGGAGATCCCATGATGTTCAGCCTTTTACTTACACTCCTGATGCGG CAAAACATGAAGTTCCCGTGAAGAAAGAGACGTCGTCTCCAGTGAAGACTTGTAATTTTGATGAACAacttaaag TTCTAGATGGTGCTTTGATGCCCTCTATGTTGCCTTTagtgaaaagagaagatgtCACTCCAATGGAGGTGACCAGCAACCTCCAATCTTCTGGAGTATTTAAG ACTGGTGACCTGTGTCTAGCCCAGCAGAACACAGACATGACTACAGGACatctaaataaaaacagacccTTCTCCAACAACCTGTCTCAGGCCGCATGTGACCCTGACAAAGGCCAGGCTTCTGTTTTTACCAACACTGAGCCCTTGAGCACCATCCAGAAGCAGGACATTGCTGCCACCAGTTCATTTTCTGTGCCTGCGGACTCCCTGCTCCAGCAAGGCTCACAGCAATTCCTCCTGGAGCCCAGAGAAGGCCTCGGGCAGGAGAGGCCAGGCAGTGGGTCTGCTGGTGTGACGAGGCTGTGTGGAACACCTACACCCCAACAGCAGCAGTTGCCGCTGTTCCCTCCAGATGATGTGGCCAAAGGGTTCTGTAATTTACCCCTTCAGTCTGACAACCCCCTggccaaacagcagcagcaacaaatcCAGCACCAACAACAGATCCAAAAACAGCAAATCCAAcaccaacagcaacagcagcagcaaatgcagcaacaacaactgcaacagcagcagcaggtgttgGAGAATTTACAGCAGCATTTGTTTCAGTCACAGATTCAGATGCAGTGTGGCATTTTTCAAGATGCCTCACAGGGCAAGAACGCAGAACAGCAGTGCTCATCACAAGGGGTGGTGCCAAACACAGGGTCTCTTTTCCAGCAGGcccaacagcagcaacagcagcagcagcagcagcagcaacaacaacaacagcaacaacagcaacaacagcaacaagcaGGTCTTTTTCAGCAGGCAAATGACCTACTTTTAATTCAGACCAACTTCCTCCAGCAGACACCCTCTCACCCTTCACCACCCATGTTCCACAATCCCAGCTCTTTGGCTGAAACACAAGATCCACAGGGGGCTCTGTTTCAGAAATCATCTCAGGAGCAGGTCCAGGCTTCTCTCTTTCAAAACACCATGACAGTCCTACAGTCTCCAGAGCAACAACCCTCAGCGCCTGGACTTTTCCTCCCCCAATCCTCCCTACCCAATCAGCTCGCAACCAGCAATtctcaacaacagcagcagcagcagcagcaacaacaacaacagaagcagcagcagcagcaacagcaacagctggCCTTCCTGAGTGCCTTACAATCCCCTGCCCCTGAACCACAATCAGTATTTCAGGCTCAGACCCAGCTCTCCCCAATCCAGCAGAGAAGCCccatggagcagcagcagcagccctcccagcctcagacccacacacagcCGACCCAGCAGGCTTCCTTATTTCAGAACATCTCCCCACATCCACCTTCAAACACGCTATCTCcagcccagcagcagcaacagcagacaAACCTACTGTTCTGCAACAACACCCTGTCCACACCAGATCAGGCCTCCAGCCTCCTGTTCAACAGCCAGGGCCAGATGCCTCCTTTGACCAGCAGCAGTCTAGTTTCTCAAGAGCCCCAGaactcctctctgctcttttccCAATCTAATATGGTGACAGTAAACCAGCAGGACCGCTCTGAGCCCATGGCTTTGGGGAACCCCACCCATCCACGACAGCAAGTCATGTTTCAGGAGCAACAACCCATGCAGCTGGGCAGTAGCTCAAACAACCGGCAGGAGCAGCCTGTGGGCCTCTTCATGCCTCAGTCCAACATGGCCTCTCTGCAGGGGGGACTGGCTCAGGAGCTCACACAGTCGCCCATGTTTGCCTCACAGAACGGCGTGGCGAGCCTTCAGACGaccacctcctcccctgtcCAACAGCCAGGAGCGCTCTTTCAAACTGCTGTGAGTGGGACCATTAATCAGCCCAGCCAGCCCCAACAACCTGGCCTGTTTCTTTTTGGGATTCAGAACG GATGTGGTCAGTTGATGAACACTCCTGGAAACACGCTGTCCGATCAGATAATAGCCATCAGCCAGTCTGGTCAGAGCCAAAGAGAGAGTGACGCACGGATCCAGTCCCTTCTCAGCCAGTCCCTGTCTCAGTCTGGGACTGTGCAGAACAGCATGTCTGCCCCGCAAAACATGGAGAAGATTGATGACCTGTTGGTCAGCCTTCAGGAGTCAGGCAGCAACTTAACTCGGTCATATTAA
- the nfat5b gene encoding nuclear factor of activated T-cells 5 isoform X1, which yields MPSDFISLFSGDLDLTSPRSLYSKESVYDLLPRELQLPSSTQQNPNAMSQKSGGEAGPPPSAPLASDAMPSSMTMEGPRSALSTSSSSTMHSSTSVSDQNPVHSNNVDPEDARSSRAVPEVVGAENGNGNSSSGGNCRGSSELGGGRGATSQEALPHHQMTPSKRRTILNISPPPQDLFDDSRMSCQDETSLDSEQSNSIWMDDSLSNFSVMSAVSYNDNTEVPRKSRKRTPRQRPGPKSVPAQGASMDVFDADSAKGPHFVLSQLGPDNKTGSKGSSDDPQTTNQKGGTLSMQYPQKSEGKELKILVQPETQHRARYLTEGSRGSVKDRTQQGFPTVKLEGANEPVILQVFVGSDTGRVKPHGFYQACRVTGRNTTTCKEVDIDGTTVIEVSLDPSTNMTLAVDCVGILKLRNADVEARIGVAGSKKKSTRARLVFRVNIPRSDGSVLILQTPSSPILCTQPAGVPEILKKSLHSCSVRGGEEVFIIGKNFLKDTKVIFHENVSDEKSWKAEAEIDMELFHQNHLIVKVPPYQNQAITSSVFVGVYVVTNAGRSHDVQPFTYTPDAAKHEVPVKKETSSPVKTCNFDEQLKVLDGALMPSMLPLVKREDVTPMEVTSNLQSSGVFKQTGDLCLAQQNTDMTTGHLNKNRPFSNNLSQAACDPDKGQASVFTNTEPLSTIQKQDIAATSSFSVPADSLLQQGSQQFLLEPREGLGQERPGSGSAGVTRLCGTPTPQQQQLPLFPPDDVAKGFCNLPLQSDNPLAKQQQQQIQHQQQIQKQQIQHQQQQQQQMQQQQLQQQQQVLENLQQHLFQSQIQMQCGIFQDASQGKNAEQQCSSQGVVPNTGSLFQQAQQQQQQQQQQQQQQQQQQQQQQQQAGLFQQANDLLLIQTNFLQQTPSHPSPPMFHNPSSLAETQDPQGALFQKSSQEQVQASLFQNTMTVLQSPEQQPSAPGLFLPQSSLPNQLATSNSQQQQQQQQQQQQQKQQQQQQQQLAFLSALQSPAPEPQSVFQAQTQLSPIQQRSPMEQQQQPSQPQTHTQPTQQASLFQNISPHPPSNTLSPAQQQQQQTNLLFCNNTLSTPDQASSLLFNSQGQMPPLTSSSLVSQEPQNSSLLFSQSNMVTVNQQDRSEPMALGNPTHPRQQVMFQEQQPMQLGSSSNNRQEQPVGLFMPQSNMASLQGGLAQELTQSPMFASQNGVASLQTTTSSPVQQPGALFQTAVSGTINQPSQPQQPGLFLFGIQNGCGQLMNTPGNTLSDQIIAISQSGQSQRESDARIQSLLSQSLSQSGTVQNSMSAPQNMEKIDDLLVSLQESGSNLTRSY from the exons AATCAGTGTATGACCTTCTTCCCAGAGAGCTGCAGTTGCCTTCCTCCACTCAGCAGAACCCAAACGCCATGAGTCAAAAGAGTGGCGGAGAGGCAGGGCCTCCCCCTTCAGCTCCTCTAGCATCAG ATGCCATGCCCTCTTCTATGACCATGGAAGGCCCCCGCAGTGCTCTTTCCACCTCTTCCAGCTCCACCATGCATTCCAGTACTTCAGTCAGTGACCAGAACCCAGTTCACAGTAACAATGTTGACCCAGAGGATGCCAGGAGTAGCAGAGCGGTACCAGAGGTTGTGGGAGCAGAAAACGGGAATGgtaacagcagcagtggtggtAACTGCAGGGGGAGCAGTGAACTAGGGGGTGGAAGAGGTGCGACATCCCAGGAAGCCCTCCCACATCACCAGATGACCCCATCTAAGCGCCGCACCATACTGAACATCTCTCCACCTCCACAAGACTTGTTTGATGACAGCCGTATGTCCTGCCAGGATGAAACATCCCTGGACTCTGAGCAGAGTAACAGCATCTGGATGGATGACTCTCTCTCCAACTTCAGTGTCATGAGTGCTGTGTCTTACAACGACAACACAGAGGTACCAAGAAAGTCCCGTAAACGTACCCCTCGACAGAGGCCTGGACCCAAGTCCGTGCCTGCACAGGGAGCCAGCATGGACGTGTTTGATGCCGACAGCGCCAAAGGCCCACACTTTGTCCTGTCACAGTTAGGCCCTGACAACAAGACCGGATCTAAAGGAAG ctctgatgATCCTCAGACAACTAACCAAAAAGGGGGAACTCTTTCGATGCAATACCCACAGAAGAGTGAGGGGAAGGAACTGAAGATCCTTGTCCAGCCTGAGACTCAGCACCGAGCCCGCTATCTGACTGAAGGCAGCAGAGGGTCAGTGAAGGACCGTACGCAGCAGGGCTTCCCGACTGTGAAG CTGGAGGGGGCAAACGAGCCGGTGATTTTACAAGTGTTTGTGGGCAGCGATACTGGACGCGTGAAGCCTCATGGATTTTACCAGGCGTGCAGGGTGACCGGCCGCAACACCACAACCTGCAAGGAGGTTGACATCGACGGCACAACTGTCATTGAGGTTTCCCTTGATCCAAGCACCAACATGACACTAGC GGTGGACTGTGTCGGGATCTTGAAGCTACGTAATGCTGATGTCGAGGCTCGTATTGGCGTCGCTGGGTCCAAAAAGAAGAGCACACGCGCTCGCCTGGTGTTTCGGGTCAACATCCCGCGTTCAGACGGATCAGTGCTCATACTCCAGACTCCCTCATCTCCAATCTTGTGTA CCCAGCCTGCAGGGGTGCCTGAAATCTTGAAGAAATCACTGCACAGTTGTTCCGTGAGGGGTGGAGAAGAAGTCTTCATCATTGGCAAAAACTTTCTCAAAGACACCAAAGTCATATTTCATGAGAATGTTTCTG ATGAGAAATCGTGGAAGGCAGAGGCTGAAATCGACATGGAGCTGTTTCACCAG AATCACTTGATAGTGAAGGTTCCTCCGTACCAGAATCAAGCCATCACCTCATCAGTGTTTGTGGGAGTCTATGTGGTGACAAATGCTGGGAGATCCCATGATGTTCAGCCTTTTACTTACACTCCTGATGCGG CAAAACATGAAGTTCCCGTGAAGAAAGAGACGTCGTCTCCAGTGAAGACTTGTAATTTTGATGAACAacttaaag TTCTAGATGGTGCTTTGATGCCCTCTATGTTGCCTTTagtgaaaagagaagatgtCACTCCAATGGAGGTGACCAGCAACCTCCAATCTTCTGGAGTATTTAAG CAGACTGGTGACCTGTGTCTAGCCCAGCAGAACACAGACATGACTACAGGACatctaaataaaaacagacccTTCTCCAACAACCTGTCTCAGGCCGCATGTGACCCTGACAAAGGCCAGGCTTCTGTTTTTACCAACACTGAGCCCTTGAGCACCATCCAGAAGCAGGACATTGCTGCCACCAGTTCATTTTCTGTGCCTGCGGACTCCCTGCTCCAGCAAGGCTCACAGCAATTCCTCCTGGAGCCCAGAGAAGGCCTCGGGCAGGAGAGGCCAGGCAGTGGGTCTGCTGGTGTGACGAGGCTGTGTGGAACACCTACACCCCAACAGCAGCAGTTGCCGCTGTTCCCTCCAGATGATGTGGCCAAAGGGTTCTGTAATTTACCCCTTCAGTCTGACAACCCCCTggccaaacagcagcagcaacaaatcCAGCACCAACAACAGATCCAAAAACAGCAAATCCAAcaccaacagcaacagcagcagcaaatgcagcaacaacaactgcaacagcagcagcaggtgttgGAGAATTTACAGCAGCATTTGTTTCAGTCACAGATTCAGATGCAGTGTGGCATTTTTCAAGATGCCTCACAGGGCAAGAACGCAGAACAGCAGTGCTCATCACAAGGGGTGGTGCCAAACACAGGGTCTCTTTTCCAGCAGGcccaacagcagcaacagcagcagcagcagcagcagcaacaacaacaacagcaacaacagcaacaacagcaacaagcaGGTCTTTTTCAGCAGGCAAATGACCTACTTTTAATTCAGACCAACTTCCTCCAGCAGACACCCTCTCACCCTTCACCACCCATGTTCCACAATCCCAGCTCTTTGGCTGAAACACAAGATCCACAGGGGGCTCTGTTTCAGAAATCATCTCAGGAGCAGGTCCAGGCTTCTCTCTTTCAAAACACCATGACAGTCCTACAGTCTCCAGAGCAACAACCCTCAGCGCCTGGACTTTTCCTCCCCCAATCCTCCCTACCCAATCAGCTCGCAACCAGCAATtctcaacaacagcagcagcagcagcagcaacaacaacaacagaagcagcagcagcagcaacagcaacagctggCCTTCCTGAGTGCCTTACAATCCCCTGCCCCTGAACCACAATCAGTATTTCAGGCTCAGACCCAGCTCTCCCCAATCCAGCAGAGAAGCCccatggagcagcagcagcagccctcccagcctcagacccacacacagcCGACCCAGCAGGCTTCCTTATTTCAGAACATCTCCCCACATCCACCTTCAAACACGCTATCTCcagcccagcagcagcaacagcagacaAACCTACTGTTCTGCAACAACACCCTGTCCACACCAGATCAGGCCTCCAGCCTCCTGTTCAACAGCCAGGGCCAGATGCCTCCTTTGACCAGCAGCAGTCTAGTTTCTCAAGAGCCCCAGaactcctctctgctcttttccCAATCTAATATGGTGACAGTAAACCAGCAGGACCGCTCTGAGCCCATGGCTTTGGGGAACCCCACCCATCCACGACAGCAAGTCATGTTTCAGGAGCAACAACCCATGCAGCTGGGCAGTAGCTCAAACAACCGGCAGGAGCAGCCTGTGGGCCTCTTCATGCCTCAGTCCAACATGGCCTCTCTGCAGGGGGGACTGGCTCAGGAGCTCACACAGTCGCCCATGTTTGCCTCACAGAACGGCGTGGCGAGCCTTCAGACGaccacctcctcccctgtcCAACAGCCAGGAGCGCTCTTTCAAACTGCTGTGAGTGGGACCATTAATCAGCCCAGCCAGCCCCAACAACCTGGCCTGTTTCTTTTTGGGATTCAGAACG GATGTGGTCAGTTGATGAACACTCCTGGAAACACGCTGTCCGATCAGATAATAGCCATCAGCCAGTCTGGTCAGAGCCAAAGAGAGAGTGACGCACGGATCCAGTCCCTTCTCAGCCAGTCCCTGTCTCAGTCTGGGACTGTGCAGAACAGCATGTCTGCCCCGCAAAACATGGAGAAGATTGATGACCTGTTGGTCAGCCTTCAGGAGTCAGGCAGCAACTTAACTCGGTCATATTAA